One window of Desulfarculus baarsii DSM 2075 genomic DNA carries:
- a CDS encoding PAS domain S-box protein produces MTPPAKASLLIVEDEFIVAQHLRASLESMGYEVAGLADSAAEAVELAERLRPDLVLMDIFLAGPSDGIEAAMTIRRRLGRPVVFLTAQLDDDIIPRAAAAQPHGYLNKPFKIKEVQAVVETALHKAAMEAELAAGQERLRLILDATSDGAWDCDLRADRVFLSEKGLALLGRDGQDPHDLAAWLGLVHPDDLPSLEAVAQALRQDAPTLDVQLRLLGADGQWRFLHCRGRAVAWRADGAAGRVVGTLTDITAQKADQAELAEARERFMHLARFTSDALLLIHDGKIVHFNPAHGQSLGYGAADLEGVEFTRLLAPHDRRRVGGYHRRRLAGESAPEEFVADIVDVDGQIKPMSLRSQLARHQGRQLVLTAMRPLKGHDAETADSNGLTGAVLDNLPVGLAVFALDSGLCIYMNDNYGRVVGWPKAELPSVSKILGRLFPDREERRKRLADVRPGPASDGRQKRQWNNIAVQTRDHGRRYISTMSIAVPDHGVIISTVWDVDSQRRAERALAASEEKYRQLVENAGEAIVIVQDGAVRLANPSAARFFGLPPAELAGQNIAGLIHPDDRAKALALYAQHQSAAAPPAAGPHRMLRRDLGPGWVESRVAPVEWEGRPAVLACLTDVTEAVQAQESLKERNETLQAMINASPLAVIGLNHRGEVVLWSGAAQAMFGWDAEEVLGRFNPLAAPQERAEFERHLARARDGRQALHLEMTCKAKDGRPVDMTVHVAPVRGSDGRAGSLLCLVEDVSERRRQERVWARLEEHLSQNRRLEAVGVLASGVAHEFNNILAAIIGYGELAKEDLQEGRIDSPLHFLDNQMKAAERGRELVRQILAFSRHGSGRRRRVDLAPVLAQQVRLLRAVVPANVALRAELCEGPLSAEADPAQIQQVLLNLTTNAVEAFDGGDGSIIFQTDVAAFDEADAAAPPGLAPGRYLRLRVDDDGPGMPQGVLERACEPFYTTKKQNRNAGLGLAEAHGVISAHGGRLILHSRLERGSRVEAFIPLCDKPLPAATEPGPAPDQGCARILFVDDERSLVEIAQRLLTNMGHRVEAFGDARLALQAFVDDPQAYDLLISDQSMPHLSGLELAARVTALRPGLPVIICTGHGQQLTPQSLARAGVGQLLYKPVDKRELAAAIGRAMAGRAAPLSTTGPLPS; encoded by the coding sequence ATGACGCCGCCGGCCAAGGCCTCGCTGCTGATCGTCGAGGATGAATTCATCGTGGCCCAGCACCTGCGGGCCAGCCTGGAGTCGATGGGCTACGAGGTGGCGGGCCTGGCCGACAGCGCCGCCGAGGCCGTGGAGCTGGCCGAGCGGCTGCGGCCCGACCTGGTGCTGATGGATATCTTTCTGGCCGGGCCCAGCGACGGCATTGAGGCGGCCATGACCATCCGCCGGCGGCTGGGCCGGCCGGTGGTCTTCCTCACCGCCCAGCTCGATGACGACATTATCCCGCGCGCCGCCGCGGCCCAGCCCCATGGCTACCTGAACAAGCCCTTCAAGATAAAAGAAGTGCAGGCCGTGGTCGAAACGGCCCTGCACAAGGCGGCCATGGAGGCCGAACTGGCCGCCGGCCAAGAGCGCTTGCGCCTGATCCTCGACGCCACCAGCGATGGGGCCTGGGACTGCGATCTGCGCGCCGACAGGGTCTTCCTCAGCGAAAAAGGCCTGGCCCTGCTGGGCCGCGATGGCCAGGATCCACATGACCTGGCGGCGTGGCTGGGGCTGGTCCACCCCGACGACCTGCCGTCGCTGGAGGCCGTGGCCCAGGCGCTACGCCAGGACGCCCCGACCCTGGACGTTCAGCTGCGCCTGCTGGGGGCCGATGGCCAGTGGCGCTTTTTGCACTGTCGGGGCCGGGCCGTGGCTTGGCGCGCCGACGGCGCGGCCGGCCGCGTGGTCGGCACCCTGACCGACATCACCGCCCAAAAGGCCGACCAGGCCGAGTTGGCCGAGGCCAGGGAACGCTTCATGCATCTGGCCCGCTTCACCTCCGACGCGTTGCTTTTGATCCACGACGGCAAGATAGTCCACTTCAATCCGGCCCACGGCCAGAGCCTGGGCTACGGGGCCGCGGACCTGGAGGGCGTGGAGTTCACGCGCCTGCTGGCCCCTCACGACCGCCGGCGCGTGGGCGGCTATCACCGTCGTCGCCTGGCCGGCGAAAGCGCGCCCGAGGAGTTCGTCGCCGATATCGTCGACGTCGACGGCCAGATCAAACCCATGAGCCTGCGTTCGCAACTGGCGCGCCACCAGGGCCGCCAACTGGTGCTGACGGCCATGCGCCCGCTCAAGGGCCACGACGCCGAGACCGCCGACAGCAACGGCCTGACCGGCGCCGTCCTCGACAACCTGCCCGTGGGCCTGGCCGTTTTCGCCCTCGACAGCGGCCTTTGCATCTACATGAACGACAACTACGGCCGGGTGGTGGGCTGGCCCAAGGCCGAGCTGCCCTCGGTGAGCAAGATCCTTGGTCGGCTGTTCCCCGACCGGGAAGAACGGCGCAAGCGCCTGGCCGACGTGCGGCCCGGCCCGGCCAGCGACGGCCGCCAGAAGCGCCAGTGGAACAACATCGCCGTGCAAACCCGCGACCACGGCCGGCGCTACATCTCCACCATGAGCATCGCCGTGCCCGACCACGGCGTGATCATCAGCACCGTCTGGGACGTCGACAGCCAGCGCCGCGCCGAGCGGGCCCTGGCCGCCAGCGAGGAAAAATATCGTCAGTTGGTGGAAAACGCCGGCGAGGCCATCGTCATCGTCCAGGACGGGGCCGTCCGCCTGGCCAACCCCAGCGCGGCGCGATTTTTCGGCCTGCCGCCAGCCGAACTGGCCGGCCAGAACATCGCCGGACTGATCCACCCCGACGACCGCGCCAAGGCCCTGGCCCTCTACGCCCAGCACCAAAGCGCGGCCGCGCCGCCCGCGGCCGGGCCGCATCGCATGCTGCGCCGGGATCTGGGGCCGGGCTGGGTCGAAAGCCGCGTGGCCCCGGTGGAGTGGGAGGGCCGGCCGGCCGTGCTGGCCTGCCTGACCGACGTCACCGAGGCCGTCCAGGCCCAGGAGTCGCTGAAAGAGCGCAACGAGACCCTCCAGGCGATGATCAACGCCTCGCCCTTGGCCGTGATCGGACTCAACCATCGGGGCGAGGTGGTCTTGTGGAGCGGCGCGGCCCAGGCCATGTTCGGCTGGGACGCCGAGGAAGTCCTGGGCCGCTTCAACCCGCTGGCCGCCCCCCAAGAGCGAGCCGAATTCGAGCGACACCTGGCCCGGGCCAGGGACGGCCGACAGGCCCTGCATCTGGAGATGACCTGTAAGGCCAAGGACGGGCGGCCCGTGGACATGACCGTGCACGTGGCCCCGGTGCGCGGCTCCGACGGCCGCGCCGGCTCGCTGCTGTGCCTGGTCGAGGACGTCAGCGAGCGGCGGCGGCAAGAGCGGGTCTGGGCGCGCCTCGAGGAGCACCTCAGCCAAAACCGCCGCCTGGAGGCCGTGGGGGTTCTGGCCTCGGGCGTGGCCCACGAGTTCAACAATATCCTGGCGGCGATCATCGGCTATGGCGAACTGGCCAAGGAAGATCTGCAAGAGGGCCGGATCGACTCGCCCTTGCATTTTCTGGACAACCAGATGAAGGCCGCCGAGCGTGGCCGCGAACTGGTGCGCCAGATCCTGGCCTTCAGCCGTCACGGCAGCGGCCGCCGCCGCCGGGTGGACCTGGCCCCGGTCCTGGCCCAGCAGGTCAGGCTGTTGCGGGCGGTGGTCCCGGCCAACGTGGCCCTGCGCGCCGAATTGTGCGAAGGCCCCTTGTCGGCCGAGGCCGACCCGGCCCAGATCCAGCAGGTTTTGCTGAACCTGACCACCAACGCCGTCGAGGCCTTTGACGGCGGCGACGGTTCGATCATCTTCCAGACCGACGTGGCGGCCTTCGACGAGGCCGACGCCGCCGCGCCGCCGGGCCTGGCCCCGGGCCGCTACCTGCGCCTGCGCGTGGACGACGACGGGCCCGGCATGCCCCAAGGCGTGCTGGAGCGGGCCTGCGAGCCCTTTTACACCACCAAGAAACAAAATCGCAACGCGGGCTTGGGCCTGGCCGAGGCCCACGGCGTGATCAGCGCCCATGGCGGCCGCCTGATTTTGCATTCGCGCCTGGAGCGCGGTTCGCGGGTGGAGGCCTTCATTCCTCTGTGCGACAAACCCCTGCCCGCCGCCACCGAGCCAGGCCCGGCCCCGGACCAGGGCTGCGCGCGGATCTTGTTTGTCGACGACGAACGCAGCCTGGTGGAGATCGCCCAGCGCCTGCTGACCAACATGGGCCACCGCGTCGAGGCCTTTGGCGACGCGCGCCTGGCCCTGCAGGCCTTTGTCGACGACCCCCAGGCCTACGACTTGCTCATCAGCGACCAGAGCATGCCCCACCTCAGTGGCCTGGAGCTGGCCGCCCGGGTCACCGCCCTCCGGCCGGGGCTGCCGGTGATCATCTGCACCGGCCACGGCCAGCAGCTCACGCCCCAGAGCCTGGCCCGGGCCGGCGTGGGCCAGTTGCTCTACAAGCCCGTGGACAAGCGCGAACTGGCCGCGGCCATCGGCCGGGCCATGGCCGGCCGCGCCGCGCCGCTCAGCACGACTGGCCCTCTGCCATCTTGA
- a CDS encoding trypsin-like peptidase domain-containing protein — protein MSTSKRFGAALGLVLTFLLCAVWPAPAQERAQSPVVLAVKKAGPAVVNISTKGVTRRAFSTGDPMLDRFFADMFQPMVRESTTLGSGVIVDGKRGLIVTNNHVVENAERIKVQLADRRVFAARLLGQDAASDLALLGVEGAADLPQAELAAADDLLIGETVVAIGNPFGLQHTVTAGVLSAVGRRVRVGPNQWMTGLLQTDASINPGNSGGPLVNADGRVIGVNTAIFQQAQGIGFAVPAGRVRRVMAALLRGGPPPPLWLGLEAQDLTPRLAQAFGVELEGGLLVLGARPGSPAQGAGLTRGAIIVAIDGQPVESAAHFEELLDQAEPGRPLALELIENGRRTTRQAAPVAIGDQEAQDLAWRRLGLRVTASGAGKNAPVIIRDVRPASPAEAAGLRPGDLIHDVCGRPTASVRQFAHAAARCRFEAAPILTAQRGRLRQALQLSI, from the coding sequence GTGAGCACAAGCAAGCGCTTTGGCGCGGCCTTGGGCCTGGTGCTGACGTTTTTGCTCTGCGCCGTCTGGCCGGCCCCGGCCCAGGAGCGGGCCCAGAGCCCGGTGGTGCTGGCGGTCAAAAAGGCCGGCCCGGCGGTGGTCAACATTTCGACCAAGGGCGTGACGCGGCGCGCCTTTTCCACGGGCGATCCGATGCTCGACCGCTTTTTCGCCGACATGTTTCAGCCCATGGTCCGCGAAAGCACCACCCTGGGCAGCGGCGTGATCGTCGACGGCAAGCGTGGCTTGATCGTCACCAACAACCATGTCGTGGAAAACGCCGAGCGGATCAAGGTGCAGTTGGCCGATCGGCGGGTGTTCGCCGCCCGGCTGCTGGGCCAGGACGCGGCCAGCGACCTGGCGCTTTTGGGCGTCGAGGGCGCGGCCGATCTGCCCCAGGCCGAGCTGGCCGCCGCTGACGACCTGCTCATCGGCGAGACGGTGGTGGCCATCGGCAACCCCTTTGGCCTGCAACACACCGTCACCGCCGGCGTGCTCAGCGCCGTGGGCCGGCGGGTGCGCGTGGGGCCCAATCAATGGATGACCGGCCTGTTGCAGACCGACGCCAGCATCAACCCCGGCAACTCGGGCGGGCCGCTGGTCAACGCCGACGGCCGGGTGATCGGGGTCAACACGGCCATTTTTCAGCAGGCCCAGGGCATTGGCTTTGCCGTGCCGGCCGGCCGCGTGCGCCGGGTGATGGCTGCCCTGTTGCGCGGCGGGCCGCCGCCGCCGCTGTGGCTGGGCCTGGAGGCCCAGGATCTGACGCCGCGCCTGGCCCAGGCCTTTGGCGTGGAGTTGGAGGGCGGCCTGCTGGTGCTGGGCGCGCGGCCGGGCTCGCCGGCGCAAGGGGCCGGCCTGACGCGTGGGGCGATCATCGTGGCCATCGACGGCCAGCCCGTCGAGAGCGCGGCCCATTTTGAGGAGTTGCTGGATCAGGCCGAGCCGGGCCGGCCGCTGGCGCTGGAGCTGATCGAAAACGGCCGGCGGACGACGCGTCAGGCCGCGCCCGTGGCGATCGGCGATCAAGAGGCCCAAGACCTGGCCTGGCGACGCCTGGGCCTACGCGTGACCGCATCCGGCGCGGGCAAAAACGCGCCGGTGATCATCCGCGACGTGCGGCCCGCTTCGCCGGCCGAGGCGGCCGGTCTGCGACCCGGCGACCTGATCCACGACGTCTGCGGCCGGCCCACCGCCAGCGTCCGCCAGTTCGCCCACGCCGCCGCCCGCTGTCGCTTCGAGGCCGCGCCCATCCTCACCGCCCAACGCGGTCGGCTGCGCCAGGCCCTGCAACTGAGCATCTAG
- a CDS encoding universal stress protein, which translates to MPHGPTVLIWNRLLLGVDDSEKSLAAVNYVAAVLGGSSNCQIRIVSIHQPLNPDNHPDEAARNDRDARDVAARQAMLKNARATLQEAGIPAENISCELIAASGQTVGEALMGYQKRHGFGTVVVGRRGLSKTEEFLFGSVSAAAVHQAQDCCIWVVG; encoded by the coding sequence ATGCCCCACGGACCGACCGTATTGATCTGGAACCGCCTGCTGCTGGGCGTCGACGATTCGGAAAAGAGCCTGGCGGCGGTCAACTACGTGGCCGCGGTGCTGGGCGGCTCCAGCAATTGCCAGATCCGCATCGTCTCCATCCACCAACCGCTCAACCCCGACAACCACCCCGACGAGGCGGCGCGCAACGACCGCGACGCCCGCGACGTGGCCGCGCGCCAGGCCATGCTCAAAAACGCCCGCGCCACGTTGCAGGAGGCCGGCATCCCGGCCGAAAACATCTCGTGCGAGCTGATCGCCGCCAGCGGCCAGACCGTGGGCGAGGCCCTGATGGGCTATCAGAAGCGCCACGGCTTCGGCACGGTGGTGGTGGGCCGGCGCGGCCTGAGCAAGACCGAGGAATTTCTGTTCGGCTCGGTCTCGGCGGCGGCGGTGCACCAGGCCCAGGACTGCTGCATCTGGGTGGTCGGCTGA
- a CDS encoding methyltransferase domain-containing protein, translated as MSQPAYVHGYSAVEAARLADQAQTLAAILHEGVRYPAGAMVLEAGCGVGAQTARLAAASPEARFVSVDISADSLAQARRAVAEAGLGNVTFMRANLLNPPFADESFDHVFVCFVLEHLAEPLAVLRRLRRLLRPGGQITVIEGDHGSCYFHPESAEAMAVWRCLIQAQAAMGGDSLIGRRLHPLLVAAGFNDVRVRPAPIYADDSLPHMVEGFTRRTIMAMVAGVEGQAKAMGLIDDDAWRRGMTALGRAAEPGGVFNYSFFRATAYR; from the coding sequence ATGAGTCAGCCAGCCTATGTTCACGGATATTCCGCCGTCGAGGCCGCCCGTTTGGCCGATCAGGCCCAGACCCTGGCGGCCATTTTGCATGAGGGAGTGCGCTATCCGGCCGGGGCCATGGTCCTGGAGGCCGGCTGCGGCGTGGGGGCCCAGACCGCGCGCCTGGCCGCGGCCAGCCCGGAGGCCCGTTTCGTCTCGGTGGACATCTCGGCCGACTCGCTGGCCCAGGCCCGCCGGGCCGTGGCCGAGGCCGGCCTGGGCAACGTGACGTTCATGCGGGCCAATCTGCTCAACCCGCCCTTTGCCGATGAGTCGTTCGACCACGTTTTCGTCTGCTTCGTGCTCGAGCACCTGGCCGAGCCCTTGGCCGTGCTGCGCCGCCTGCGCCGTCTGCTGCGGCCCGGCGGCCAGATCACCGTCATCGAGGGCGACCACGGCTCGTGCTATTTTCACCCCGAAAGCGCCGAGGCCATGGCTGTCTGGCGCTGCCTGATCCAGGCCCAGGCGGCCATGGGCGGCGATTCGCTGATCGGCCGGCGGCTGCATCCGCTGCTGGTCGCCGCCGGTTTCAACGACGTGCGCGTGCGGCCCGCGCCGATCTACGCCGACGACAGCCTGCCCCACATGGTCGAGGGCTTCACGCGGCGCACGATCATGGCCATGGTCGCCGGCGTGGAGGGCCAGGCCAAGGCCATGGGGCTCATCGACGACGACGCCTGGCGTCGGGGCATGACCGCCCTGGGCCGCGCCGCCGAGCCGGGCGGCGTGTTCAACTACAGCTTTTTCCGAGCCACGGCCTACAGATAG
- a CDS encoding cyclase family protein — translation MARRIIDLAVCLEPDLPSDPPMMIPRIDYFDHQAGAVQMQEFFPGLRPEDLPGGLGWAVESVSLGTHSGTHLDAPFHYHPTMDGGRPALTIDQVPLEWCLADGVLLDFSDRPAGYGLSAADVAAELERIGYKLKPMDIVLLRSGAAAAWGRPEYLVSGCGMSAEATNYILDHGVKVVGTDGWSWDRPLPFQAADFARAKDASLIWEAHFAGIQRGYCHMEKLANLAAIPRPFGFTVACFPIKIKNASAGWCRPVAIVED, via the coding sequence ATGGCCCGCCGCATTATCGACCTGGCCGTCTGCCTCGAGCCAGACCTGCCCAGCGACCCGCCGATGATGATCCCCCGCATCGACTACTTCGACCATCAGGCCGGCGCGGTCCAGATGCAAGAGTTTTTCCCCGGCCTCCGGCCCGAGGATCTGCCCGGCGGCCTGGGCTGGGCCGTGGAGTCGGTCAGCCTGGGCACGCACAGTGGCACCCACCTGGACGCGCCGTTTCATTATCACCCGACCATGGACGGCGGCCGCCCGGCCCTGACCATCGACCAGGTGCCCCTGGAATGGTGCCTGGCCGACGGCGTGCTGTTGGATTTCAGCGACCGACCGGCCGGTTACGGCCTGAGCGCCGCCGACGTGGCGGCCGAGCTGGAGCGCATCGGCTACAAGTTGAAGCCCATGGACATCGTGCTGCTGCGCAGCGGGGCCGCCGCCGCCTGGGGCCGGCCGGAGTATCTGGTCAGCGGCTGCGGCATGAGCGCCGAGGCCACCAACTATATCCTCGACCACGGCGTCAAGGTGGTGGGCACCGACGGCTGGAGCTGGGACCGGCCCTTGCCCTTCCAGGCCGCCGATTTCGCCCGCGCCAAGGACGCCTCGCTGATCTGGGAGGCCCACTTCGCCGGCATCCAGCGGGGTTATTGCCACATGGAAAAGCTGGCCAACCTGGCGGCCATCCCCCGGCCGTTCGGTTTTACGGTGGCCTGTTTTCCGATCAAGATCAAAAACGCCTCGGCCGGTTGGTGCCGGCCGGTGGCCATCGTCGAGGATTGA
- the htpX gene encoding zinc metalloprotease HtpX codes for MNTLKTALFLGLLTGVLVAIGGLVGGRTGMIVALVLAGAMNFFSYWYSDKIVLRAYRAQVLERHEAPALYDMVDELRQNAGLPMPRVALIPDPTPNAFATGRDPAHAVVAVTQGIVDLLSPRELRGVLAHELGHVQDRDILVSSVAATVAGAVMVLADMARWAMIFGGGRGDEEGEGGGGIVGLLVMSILAPLAAMLIQMAISRGREYLADSEGAQICGDPEALASALAKLQNANQRQPMESARPQTAHMFIVNPLAGRSMASLFSTHPPMEERIARLRAMAPGRPAAPPQRPVSFSPPPPPPPPGPAADGGRRGKIDWS; via the coding sequence ATGAACACCCTCAAGACCGCGTTGTTTTTGGGCTTGCTGACCGGCGTGTTGGTGGCCATCGGCGGCCTGGTCGGCGGCCGGACGGGCATGATCGTGGCCTTGGTCTTGGCCGGGGCCATGAATTTCTTTTCGTATTGGTATTCGGACAAGATCGTCCTGCGGGCCTACCGCGCCCAGGTTCTGGAGCGACACGAGGCCCCGGCGCTCTACGACATGGTCGACGAGCTGCGCCAAAACGCCGGCCTGCCCATGCCCCGCGTGGCCCTGATCCCCGACCCCACGCCCAACGCCTTCGCCACCGGCCGCGATCCGGCCCACGCCGTGGTCGCCGTGACCCAGGGCATCGTCGATCTGCTCTCGCCCCGCGAACTGCGCGGCGTGCTGGCCCACGAGCTGGGCCACGTGCAAGACCGCGACATCCTGGTCAGCTCGGTGGCGGCCACGGTGGCCGGGGCGGTGATGGTCTTGGCCGACATGGCCCGCTGGGCCATGATCTTCGGCGGCGGCCGGGGCGACGAGGAGGGCGAGGGCGGCGGCGGGATCGTGGGCCTTTTGGTCATGAGCATCCTGGCCCCGCTGGCGGCCATGCTCATCCAGATGGCCATCAGCCGGGGCCGCGAATACCTGGCCGACAGCGAAGGGGCCCAGATCTGCGGCGACCCCGAGGCCCTGGCCAGCGCCCTGGCCAAGCTGCAAAACGCCAATCAGCGCCAGCCCATGGAGAGCGCCCGGCCCCAGACGGCCCACATGTTCATCGTCAACCCCCTGGCCGGCCGCTCCATGGCCAGCCTGTTCTCCACCCATCCGCCCATGGAAGAGCGCATCGCCCGGCTGCGGGCCATGGCTCCGGGGCGCCCGGCCGCGCCGCCCCAGCGGCCCGTCAGCTTCAGCCCGCCGCCGCCACCGCCGCCGCCCGGCCCCGCCGCCGACGGCGGCCGTCGCGGCAAGATCGACTGGAGCTAG
- a CDS encoding carboxymuconolactone decarboxylase family protein — MPLLKIVPVDQAQGEVKANYEMFTKTIGTVPQPFQMWSASPALQSINKQIIGYYMKHPTLKPALMALIRMLVSEELGFDYCISFNAQILKTVGVISDDQLGAILADPTTAPLDEKDKAMLLFVLKACKSPEAVEQADVDGLRALGWADSDILDAAAQGASMIQGGVLFRAFKMAEGQSC, encoded by the coding sequence ATGCCTCTTTTGAAAATCGTGCCGGTGGACCAGGCCCAGGGCGAAGTCAAAGCCAACTACGAGATGTTCACCAAGACCATCGGCACGGTGCCCCAGCCGTTCCAGATGTGGTCGGCCAGCCCGGCGTTGCAGTCGATCAACAAGCAGATCATCGGCTACTACATGAAACACCCCACCCTCAAGCCGGCGTTGATGGCCCTGATCCGCATGCTGGTTTCCGAGGAGTTGGGCTTTGACTATTGCATCTCGTTCAACGCCCAGATCCTCAAAACCGTGGGCGTGATCAGCGACGATCAACTGGGCGCGATCCTGGCCGACCCCACCACCGCGCCCCTGGACGAAAAAGACAAGGCCATGCTGCTGTTCGTGCTCAAGGCCTGCAAGAGCCCCGAGGCGGTGGAGCAGGCCGACGTGGACGGCCTGCGCGCCCTGGGCTGGGCCGACTCCGACATCCTCGACGCCGCCGCCCAAGGGGCCAGCATGATCCAGGGCGGCGTGCTGTTCAGGGCCTTCAAGATGGCAGAGGGCCAGTCGTGCTGA
- a CDS encoding PAS domain S-box protein gives MDWTAPRLVAGLAVIIVLFAAHLHLWALHRRAHLALWTAAWGLALARYGLLALLPDSLDVETSPAFVAYIVTFAAVCLLLTAGNYLLVGRRPPWRLAALVAAAYLWVLATKPLGLAFEWRTLPPYLSLGLVLFLGGRVLIMARELDRLTRWSAGLALFAAAVALALFAPWVMGNPWFAQWGWVSSGLLMSWVGVSLLMLHFQQQNNLLRRAETDLAQTAGLYRSLADTMAEGMLVFDHDEVITYVNPRLCQIFGRAPQAMLGGHVEALFGPANMDERSWQAFTALREGRGRDAKPLEIERFARDDGVGLGLRILAGALRDGTGRFRGMVLLVSDVTARLRLDGELAQNRALLQSILEAMDDAVYSVAVADAQSVHFNKAAERLLGFEPGRPAHNAQRPILAIHPDDRHLAQAKLRRLAENGGGQWEYRVVRPDGQTRWVRDRARLARDAQGRPLRAVSVLVDITERLEDQRQIEERRHFFQALYEQSMNPIVILDDQRRVIEANPAAQQYFGYGPDEIVGLSTAVAHLDQAMFADFAREAHAQVAASGAWRGEWPLRARDGRLLHVEMAVSVLEQDEQGRPKTLMAIMHDTTQRKLYEQKINAALEEKEVLLREIHHRVKNNMQVIQSLIWMQASQLDDDGLRRLFSEVERRISAMALIHETLYQSDNLAHLDLQQYIQLLCQGLTGLFEGPAAHIAWDIDCQAIRLDLDKAVSVGLVLNELVTNALKHAFDQRGGTVAISAGQGVDGRIAIRVADDGRGLPPGQDGAGGRSLGLFLVRGLVQRQLKGELEITTGPGVEFVIRFAAGQAQEQP, from the coding sequence ATGGATTGGACCGCACCCAGGCTTGTCGCCGGCCTGGCCGTGATCATCGTGCTTTTTGCCGCCCACCTGCACCTGTGGGCCCTGCATCGCCGCGCCCATCTGGCCCTATGGACGGCCGCCTGGGGCCTGGCCCTGGCCCGCTATGGCCTTTTGGCCCTGCTGCCCGACTCCCTCGATGTCGAAACCTCGCCGGCCTTCGTGGCCTACATCGTCACCTTCGCGGCAGTCTGCCTGCTGCTGACGGCCGGCAACTATCTGCTGGTCGGCCGGCGGCCGCCCTGGCGGCTGGCCGCTCTGGTGGCGGCGGCCTACCTGTGGGTGCTGGCCACCAAGCCCCTGGGCCTGGCTTTCGAGTGGCGCACCTTGCCGCCCTATCTCAGCCTGGGCCTGGTGCTGTTCCTGGGCGGTCGGGTGCTGATCATGGCCCGGGAGCTTGACCGCCTCACCCGCTGGAGCGCCGGCCTGGCCCTGTTCGCCGCGGCGGTGGCCCTGGCCTTGTTCGCCCCGTGGGTGATGGGCAACCCCTGGTTCGCCCAGTGGGGTTGGGTCAGCTCGGGGCTTTTGATGTCGTGGGTTGGCGTCAGCTTGCTGATGCTGCATTTTCAGCAGCAAAACAACCTGTTGCGCCGGGCCGAGACCGACTTGGCCCAGACGGCCGGGCTTTATCGTTCGCTGGCCGACACCATGGCCGAAGGCATGCTGGTCTTTGACCACGACGAGGTGATCACCTACGTCAACCCGCGCCTGTGCCAGATCTTCGGCCGCGCGCCCCAGGCCATGTTGGGGGGCCATGTGGAGGCGCTTTTTGGGCCGGCCAACATGGACGAGCGCTCGTGGCAGGCCTTCACCGCCTTGCGCGAGGGCCGGGGCCGCGACGCCAAGCCGCTGGAAATAGAACGCTTTGCGCGCGATGACGGCGTGGGCCTGGGCCTGCGGATTTTGGCCGGGGCCCTGCGCGACGGCACGGGGCGTTTTCGGGGCATGGTGCTTTTGGTCTCGGACGTCACCGCGCGGCTGCGCCTCGACGGCGAGCTGGCGCAAAACCGCGCCCTGTTGCAGTCGATCCTGGAGGCCATGGACGACGCGGTCTATTCGGTGGCCGTGGCCGACGCCCAGAGCGTGCACTTCAACAAGGCCGCCGAACGCCTGCTGGGCTTCGAGCCAGGCCGGCCGGCCCACAACGCCCAACGCCCCATCCTGGCCATCCACCCCGACGACCGCCATCTGGCCCAGGCCAAACTGCGACGCCTGGCCGAAAATGGCGGCGGACAGTGGGAATACCGCGTCGTGCGGCCCGACGGCCAGACGCGGTGGGTCCGCGACCGGGCCCGCCTGGCCCGCGACGCCCAGGGTCGGCCCCTGCGCGCGGTCTCGGTGCTGGTCGACATCACCGAGCGCCTGGAAGACCAGCGCCAGATAGAAGAGCGCCGCCACTTTTTCCAGGCCCTCTACGAGCAATCCATGAACCCCATCGTCATCCTCGACGATCAACGCCGCGTCATCGAGGCCAACCCGGCCGCCCAGCAGTATTTCGGCTATGGCCCCGACGAGATCGTCGGCCTGTCCACGGCCGTGGCCCACCTCGACCAGGCCATGTTCGCCGATTTCGCTCGCGAGGCCCACGCCCAGGTGGCCGCCAGCGGGGCCTGGCGCGGCGAATGGCCCCTGCGGGCCAGGGACGGGCGGCTGCTGCACGTGGAGATGGCCGTCTCGGTGCTGGAGCAGGACGAACAGGGCCGGCCCAAGACGCTCATGGCCATCATGCACGACACCACCCAGCGCAAGCTCTACGAACAAAAGATCAACGCCGCGCTGGAGGAAAAAGAAGTGCTCCTGCGCGAGATCCACCACCGGGTCAAAAACAACATGCAGGTCATCCAGAGCCTGATCTGGATGCAGGCCAGCCAGCTCGACGACGACGGCCTGCGGCGGTTGTTCTCGGAGGTGGAGCGGCGCATCTCGGCCATGGCCCTGATCCACGAGACGCTTTATCAATCCGACAACCTGGCCCACCTGGACCTGCAACAATACATCCAGCTCCTCTGCCAGGGCCTGACCGGCCTGTTCGAGGGCCCGGCGGCCCATATCGCCTGGGATATCGATTGCCAGGCCATCCGCCTGGACCTGGACAAGGCCGTCTCGGTGGGCCTGGTGCTCAACGAACTGGTCACCAACGCCCTCAAGCACGCCTTTGACCAGCGGGGCGGCACGGTGGCCATCAGCGCCGGCCAGGGCGTCGACGGCCGCATCGCCATCCGCGTGGCCGATGACGGCCGCGGCCTGCCGCCCGGGCAGGACGGCGCGGGCGGCCGTTCGCTGGGCCTGTTTCTGGTGCGCGGCCTGGTGCAACGTCAGCTCAAGGGCGAGTTGGAGATAACAACCGGCCCCGGCGTCGAGTTCGTCATTCGTTTCGCCGCCGGTCAGGCCCAGGAGCAGCCATGA